In one Sulfuricella sp. genomic region, the following are encoded:
- a CDS encoding PhnD/SsuA/transferrin family substrate-binding protein has product MMKYLMALMIMLLGMPASAAERLLFGVNTGVPARDEQQDLADKYKPLADYLGTVLKRQVKLEVSQSLSASERRLKKDAFDVFLGPPQVIAHAMKSANYVPVARYPGKLKAAFVAMDSSGIKSLNDTRGKRLGLPDKDSLAANLALAKLRFSRITPESHFSEIFYQRFQDAALNALLIGRVDVVAVTSGFAKSWVAEHPGSRVIEESYEVPHFAFALREDLGEAESRLIRQALLDAPNTPEGRVMLEKMGRKDGFIATSKDDYAPLIRLFGF; this is encoded by the coding sequence ATGATGAAATATTTGATGGCATTAATGATCATGCTGCTGGGAATGCCTGCCAGTGCAGCGGAGCGTCTGCTATTCGGGGTCAATACAGGGGTTCCGGCCCGGGATGAGCAGCAGGATCTTGCCGACAAGTACAAGCCGCTGGCGGACTATCTGGGCACAGTGCTGAAACGTCAGGTCAAGCTGGAGGTTAGTCAAAGCCTGTCTGCCTCGGAGCGGCGCCTGAAAAAAGATGCTTTTGACGTTTTTCTTGGGCCGCCCCAGGTCATTGCCCACGCCATGAAAAGTGCCAACTATGTGCCGGTTGCCCGTTATCCCGGCAAGCTCAAGGCGGCATTCGTGGCTATGGATTCCAGCGGCATCAAAAGCCTGAACGATACCAGGGGAAAGCGGCTGGGCCTGCCGGACAAGGATAGTCTGGCGGCCAATCTGGCGCTGGCCAAGCTGCGGTTTTCGCGGATTACGCCCGAGAGTCATTTTTCCGAGATTTTTTACCAGCGTTTCCAGGATGCGGCGCTTAACGCCCTGCTGATCGGACGTGTCGATGTGGTGGCAGTCACTTCCGGGTTTGCCAAGAGTTGGGTGGCTGAACACCCGGGCTCGCGGGTGATCGAGGAAAGCTACGAAGTGCCGCATTTTGCTTTTGCCCTGCGTGAAGATCTGGGTGAGGCGGAATCCCGGCTGATTCGCCAGGCTTTGCTGGATGCGCCCAATACTCCGGAAGGCCGCGTCATGCTGGAAAAAATGGGCCGCAAGGATGGGTTCATCGCGACCAGCAAGGACGATTATGCGCCCTTGATACGGCTGTTCGGGTTTTAA
- a CDS encoding rhodanese-like domain-containing protein, whose product MKKNLLKFSGLTFALVATLGMSGCASTGGNTAASGKPLAVAIADGMPSVDVMHNGQMVTIQRNQNQDNNINPAFGKTSRKCPPFCIQPGELAPGVKTIGELEMLQYLQKVSAGDKTVMVIDSRTPDWVAKGAIPGAVNIPWDKLNIGKSDPITVQDILEKQLGAKQQDGFWDFSNAKTLVMFCNGQWCGQSPTNIKGLLRIGYPAHKLVWYRGGMQEWETLGLTTVK is encoded by the coding sequence ATGAAGAAGAATCTGCTCAAGTTTTCAGGCCTTACCTTTGCCTTGGTTGCCACGCTCGGCATGTCCGGTTGCGCTTCCACCGGCGGCAATACCGCCGCATCCGGCAAACCGCTTGCGGTTGCCATTGCCGACGGCATGCCCTCGGTGGATGTGATGCATAACGGCCAGATGGTGACTATCCAGCGCAACCAGAATCAGGATAACAATATCAATCCTGCATTCGGGAAAACCTCGCGCAAATGCCCGCCGTTCTGCATCCAGCCGGGTGAACTGGCTCCCGGCGTAAAGACCATCGGCGAGCTGGAGATGCTGCAATACTTGCAAAAGGTCAGTGCAGGCGACAAGACCGTGATGGTGATCGATTCGCGTACGCCGGACTGGGTCGCCAAGGGGGCCATCCCTGGTGCGGTGAACATTCCATGGGACAAGCTGAATATCGGCAAGTCAGATCCGATAACGGTGCAGGACATTCTTGAGAAACAACTCGGTGCCAAGCAGCAGGATGGCTTCTGGGATTTCTCCAATGCCAAGACACTGGTGATGTTCTGTAATGGCCAGTGGTGCGGCCAGTCCCCCACCAACATCAAGGGCCTGCTCAGGATCGGCTATCCTGCGCACAAACTGGTGTGGTATCGCGGTGGCATGCAGGAGTGGGAAACGCTTGGGCTGACCACGGTCAAGTAA
- a CDS encoding rhodanese-like domain-containing protein: protein MTVNKLLASTALLASFMLPGMSLALDVNITADMPSVEVMHNGKKVAIQRNQNQDNNVNPAFGKTSRKCPPFCIQPGELAPGVSTIGELEMMSYLKKMSDGDKSIMVIDSRTPDWVAKGTIPGAVNIPWDKLNIGKSDPITVQEILEKQLGARQQDGFWNFDGAKTLVMFCNGSWCGQSPTNIKGLLKIGYPAHKLIWYRGGMQDWELLGLTTIKQ from the coding sequence ATGACTGTTAATAAACTGCTTGCTTCGACCGCTTTGCTGGCCAGCTTCATGCTGCCTGGTATGTCGCTTGCGCTGGATGTGAATATCACTGCTGACATGCCATCGGTGGAGGTCATGCACAATGGCAAGAAGGTGGCCATTCAGCGTAACCAGAATCAGGATAACAATGTTAATCCGGCCTTTGGCAAGACATCGCGCAAATGTCCTCCGTTTTGCATCCAGCCTGGTGAGCTGGCTCCCGGCGTGAGCACCATCGGTGAACTGGAGATGATGAGCTACCTGAAGAAAATGAGCGATGGCGACAAGAGCATCATGGTGATCGATTCGCGTACGCCTGACTGGGTTGCCAAGGGCACCATTCCTGGTGCGGTGAATATCCCTTGGGACAAGCTCAACATCGGCAAATCCGACCCGATCACGGTGCAGGAAATTCTGGAAAAGCAACTGGGTGCCAGGCAGCAGGATGGTTTCTGGAATTTTGATGGCGCCAAGACCCTGGTGATGTTCTGCAATGGATCCTGGTGCGGCCAGTCTCCTACCAACATCAAGGGCCTGCTCAAGATTGGTTACCCCGCGCACAAACTGATCTGGTACCGCGGTGGCATGCAGGATTGGGAGTTGTTGGGCCTGACCACAATCAAGCAATAA
- a CDS encoding FAD/NAD(P)-binding oxidoreductase — protein MAHIVIMGAGLGGMPMAYEMREQLRPEDKLTVISNTGSFHFVPSNPWVAVNWRTREDIQFPIAPYFERKNIAFVPTAAKRVHPEKNQVELADGKMVDYDFLVIATGPKLAFDEIEGLGPEGHTQSICHVDHAVKAGEAWDQFVRDPGPIVVGAAQGASCYGPAYEFAFIMDTDLRRRRIRDKVPMTFITAEPYIGHLGLGGVGDSKGLMESAMRDRHVKWITNAKVTKVEAGKMFVAEHDDLGNIKKEHELPFKFGMMLPAFKGVDAVFGIEGLTNPRGFILIDPYQRNPKYQNIYSVGVCVAIPPVEVTPVPTGAPKTGYMIETMVTAAAHNIRAVLDGKEPDQKATWNAICLADFGDTGAAFVALPQIPPRNVNWFKEGKWVHLAKIAFEKYFIRKMKKGTTEPLYEKYVLGALGIKKLKDK, from the coding sequence ATGGCACATATCGTAATTATGGGTGCGGGCCTCGGCGGCATGCCGATGGCTTATGAAATGCGCGAGCAGTTGCGTCCGGAAGACAAACTGACGGTCATTTCCAATACCGGCAGCTTCCACTTTGTGCCATCCAATCCATGGGTCGCGGTTAACTGGCGCACGCGAGAGGATATTCAGTTCCCGATCGCCCCCTATTTTGAACGCAAAAATATTGCCTTTGTCCCTACTGCGGCCAAAAGGGTTCATCCTGAGAAAAATCAGGTGGAATTGGCTGATGGAAAGATGGTCGACTATGACTTCCTGGTGATAGCCACCGGCCCCAAGCTGGCGTTTGATGAAATTGAAGGCCTGGGCCCAGAGGGGCACACTCAATCCATTTGCCATGTGGATCACGCGGTCAAGGCGGGAGAGGCCTGGGATCAATTCGTCAGGGACCCCGGCCCAATCGTGGTGGGTGCGGCTCAGGGGGCCTCCTGCTACGGCCCGGCTTATGAGTTTGCCTTTATCATGGACACTGACTTGCGCCGTCGCCGCATCCGGGACAAGGTTCCCATGACATTCATTACTGCCGAGCCTTATATCGGCCACCTCGGTTTAGGTGGTGTGGGTGACTCAAAAGGTTTGATGGAATCCGCCATGCGCGACCGGCACGTCAAGTGGATCACCAATGCCAAGGTGACCAAGGTCGAGGCCGGCAAGATGTTTGTGGCTGAGCATGACGATCTGGGCAACATCAAGAAGGAGCATGAGTTACCGTTCAAATTCGGCATGATGCTACCGGCTTTCAAGGGGGTCGATGCCGTGTTTGGAATCGAAGGTCTGACCAATCCCCGTGGCTTTATCCTGATCGATCCCTACCAGCGCAACCCGAAATACCAGAATATCTATTCGGTGGGCGTATGCGTGGCGATTCCGCCAGTAGAGGTAACCCCTGTGCCAACCGGCGCGCCCAAGACCGGCTACATGATCGAGACCATGGTGACGGCGGCAGCTCACAATATCCGTGCCGTGCTTGATGGCAAGGAGCCGGATCAGAAGGCTACCTGGAACGCCATCTGCCTGGCTGATTTCGGTGATACCGGCGCGGCTTTCGTGGCCCTGCCACAGATTCCGCCGCGCAACGTGAACTGGTTCAAGGAAGGCAAATGGGTGCATCTGGCCAAGATTGCTTTCGAGAAATACTTTATTCGCAAGATGAAGAAAGGTACGACCGAGCCGCTTTACGAAAAATATGTACTTGGCGCTCTGGGCATCAAAAAACTGAAGGACAAGTAA
- a CDS encoding sigma 54-interacting transcriptional regulator, giving the protein MNHIPVQLQSLIDAQENPFVLIDRNYRIVAANRAYRTRYGTSDKPVVGHTCHEISHHSSAPCHLNGEACPHQQVFATGEGQQALHTHYDLHNRPEHVRIQGHPIHGLNGELYLGEAIYPFAPSTAMDCNEMRMIGKSPAFLACVDNLTRVAESEASILLYGESGVGKELAAQYVHRRSSREAKPFITVDCTSIAESVFESELFGHERGAFTGSVGRKLGLFELADGGTLFLDEIGEIPLSMQAKLLRVLESGEYRRVGGTETLRADVRIVSATNRDLLDMVDQGQFRLDLYYRIAGIDVTLPALRERRSDIPPLAKALLSNMNGGKNYHLRDDAAARLLEYDYPGNVRELRNILQKALILSDNGLITADNIRFDTNGQWTDGASPRPSSARPDSGRALTRLASISELESGHIARLLEQYQGHRRMVAEILGISERTLYRKLIRYGLRS; this is encoded by the coding sequence ATGAACCATATTCCAGTCCAGCTACAATCCCTGATCGACGCCCAGGAAAACCCCTTCGTCCTGATCGACCGGAACTACCGCATCGTCGCCGCAAACCGCGCTTACCGCACACGCTACGGCACCAGCGACAAACCGGTAGTCGGGCACACCTGTCACGAGATATCGCATCACTCCTCTGCACCCTGCCATCTCAATGGCGAAGCCTGCCCGCACCAGCAGGTATTCGCCACCGGCGAGGGGCAGCAAGCACTGCACACACACTACGACCTCCACAACCGGCCTGAACACGTGCGCATTCAGGGCCACCCGATACACGGCCTGAACGGCGAACTGTACCTGGGAGAAGCGATCTATCCCTTTGCGCCTTCCACTGCCATGGACTGCAACGAAATGCGCATGATCGGAAAATCCCCGGCTTTTCTCGCCTGCGTGGACAACCTGACCCGCGTAGCCGAGTCGGAAGCATCGATTCTGCTGTATGGCGAAAGCGGGGTAGGCAAGGAACTGGCCGCCCAATACGTTCACCGCCGCTCCAGCCGGGAAGCCAAGCCATTTATCACCGTGGATTGCACGTCCATCGCCGAGTCTGTATTTGAAAGCGAACTTTTCGGCCATGAGCGCGGCGCATTTACCGGGAGTGTGGGCCGCAAACTTGGATTATTCGAGCTGGCTGATGGCGGCACACTATTCCTCGATGAAATCGGCGAAATTCCGCTCTCGATGCAGGCAAAACTGCTACGCGTTCTTGAAAGCGGAGAATACCGTCGCGTTGGCGGAACCGAAACCCTGCGCGCCGATGTACGCATTGTCAGCGCCACCAACCGGGATCTGCTGGACATGGTCGACCAGGGCCAATTCCGGCTCGATCTCTACTACCGCATTGCAGGTATAGACGTGACGCTGCCCGCTCTGAGGGAAAGACGCAGCGATATCCCTCCCCTTGCCAAGGCCTTGCTGTCCAACATGAATGGCGGGAAAAATTATCATCTGCGTGACGACGCTGCGGCCCGTCTGCTGGAATACGACTACCCCGGCAACGTACGGGAGCTTCGCAATATTTTGCAAAAAGCCCTGATATTGAGCGATAACGGACTTATTACGGCTGACAACATTCGCTTTGACACAAACGGACAGTGGACTGACGGCGCTTCGCCCAGACCCTCAAGCGCCCGCCCGGACAGCGGAAGAGCGCTCACCCGGCTAGCATCGATCTCCGAGCTGGAATCGGGCCATATTGCAAGACTGCTGGAACAATACCAGGGCCACCGGCGCATGGTGGCGGAAATTCTGGGAATTAGTGAGCGAACCCTGTACAGGAAACTGATTCGCTACGGCTTGCGAAGTTGA
- the ispB gene encoding octaprenyl diphosphate synthase, which yields MPIEAIRGCIEADMHAVDAVIRQRLHSEVVLVRQISEYIINSGGKRLRPALVLLSAGAFDYRGTNHHELAAVVEFIHTATLLHDDVVDESSLRRGRATANAMFGNAASVLVGDFLYSRAFQMMVGTNNVRVMTVISDATNVIAEGEVLQLLNCHDPDIDEDRYLRVIHYKTAKLFETASRLGAILGSATREVEDAMAEYGMRLGTAFQLIDDVLDYSGDHHETGKNVGDDLAEGKPTLPLIYAIKHGDAAQAGVVRHAIEQGGLDDLQGVLQAIRDTGALDYTRQQAEREVQAACAAISGLPDSKYKDSLLQLAKFSVTRNH from the coding sequence GTGCCAATCGAAGCCATACGCGGCTGCATCGAAGCAGATATGCATGCTGTAGACGCGGTTATCCGCCAGCGTCTCCATTCTGAAGTCGTGCTGGTCCGCCAGATCAGCGAATACATCATCAATAGCGGCGGCAAGCGCTTGCGTCCGGCCCTGGTGCTTTTGTCCGCGGGTGCATTTGACTATCGCGGCACAAACCATCATGAACTGGCTGCGGTGGTTGAGTTTATCCATACTGCGACTTTGCTACATGATGATGTGGTCGACGAATCCAGCCTGCGACGCGGGCGGGCAACCGCCAATGCCATGTTCGGCAATGCCGCCAGCGTGCTTGTGGGTGATTTTCTTTACTCGCGCGCATTTCAGATGATGGTAGGGACGAACAATGTACGCGTAATGACGGTAATTTCCGATGCGACCAATGTCATTGCGGAGGGCGAGGTCCTGCAACTGCTCAATTGTCATGATCCGGATATTGATGAAGATCGCTATTTACGGGTGATCCATTATAAAACCGCCAAGCTGTTCGAGACGGCGAGCCGTCTGGGTGCGATTCTGGGTAGTGCAACACGTGAGGTCGAGGATGCCATGGCCGAATACGGCATGCGTCTGGGGACCGCATTCCAGTTGATCGATGATGTGCTCGACTATTCAGGCGATCATCATGAGACAGGTAAAAATGTGGGCGATGATCTGGCCGAGGGCAAGCCGACGCTGCCGCTGATCTATGCAATCAAGCATGGCGATGCGGCGCAGGCGGGTGTGGTGCGCCATGCGATTGAACAGGGCGGTCTGGACGACCTGCAGGGCGTGCTGCAGGCGATTCGCGATACCGGCGCGCTTGACTATACGCGCCAGCAGGCTGAGCGCGAAGTGCAGGCAGCCTGCGCGGCAATTTCTGGTCTGCCCGATTCAAAGTACAAGGATTCTTTGCTACAATTGGCGAAATTTTCGGTTACGCGAAATCACTAG
- the rplU gene encoding 50S ribosomal protein L21, which yields MYAVIKTGGKQYRVVAGEKLKIEQIPADIGSEIVLDQVLMVADGEAVTVGAPLVAGATVKATVLSQGRAKKVIIFKMRRRKHYRKTQGHRQNFTEIRIDQIAQ from the coding sequence ATGTATGCGGTCATAAAAACCGGCGGCAAGCAATATCGCGTCGTCGCTGGCGAAAAACTTAAAATAGAACAGATACCGGCAGACATCGGCAGCGAAATCGTACTGGATCAAGTATTGATGGTCGCGGATGGCGAAGCGGTAACGGTAGGGGCTCCTCTGGTAGCAGGTGCAACGGTGAAGGCTACCGTTCTGAGCCAGGGACGTGCGAAAAAAGTAATTATTTTCAAAATGCGCCGTCGCAAGCACTACCGTAAAACCCAGGGACATCGGCAGAATTTCACCGAAATCCGTATCGACCAAATCGCCCAGTAA
- the rpmA gene encoding 50S ribosomal protein L27, whose product MAHKKAGGSSRNGRDSHSKRLGVKRFGGELVSGGSIIVRQRGTQMHPGDNVGIGKDHTLFAKIDGHVHFAVKGALRRTMVSIIPAV is encoded by the coding sequence ATGGCACATAAAAAAGCAGGCGGCAGTTCACGTAACGGCCGCGACTCCCATTCCAAACGCCTCGGCGTAAAACGCTTCGGTGGTGAACTGGTTTCCGGCGGCAGCATTATTGTGCGCCAGCGCGGCACCCAGATGCATCCTGGCGACAACGTTGGTATTGGCAAGGATCATACCCTGTTTGCCAAAATTGACGGTCACGTGCACTTTGCGGTCAAAGGCGCACTGCGTCGCACCATGGTGAGCATCATCCCGGCTGTCTGA
- the obgE gene encoding GTPase ObgE codes for MKFIDEAKIEVHAGNGGNGASSFRREKYIPNGGPDGGDGGRGGSVYAIADRNINTLIDYRYKRVYRAERGENGHGSDRYGKGGEDMILRVPVGTVISDFETGQTIADLSSDGQKARIAKGGQGGLGNLHFKSSTNRAPRQCTPGEQGETFELALELKVLADVGLLGMPNAGKSTFIRAVSAAKPKVADYPFTTLHPNLGVVRVDSERSFVIADIPGLIEGAAEGAGLGHQFLRHLARTRLLLHLVDIAPFDEAVDPVREAHAIIEELRKYDEGLYQKPRWLVLNKMDAIHTDERSERLQKFLREFGGQEKSFMISALTGEGCRELTYAIMEHLEQNRPPLDNTEEQTEKSTESPGSEQQTPAATE; via the coding sequence ATGAAATTCATAGATGAAGCCAAGATTGAGGTCCACGCGGGCAACGGCGGCAACGGCGCCTCCAGTTTCAGGCGTGAAAAGTATATTCCCAATGGCGGGCCTGACGGTGGTGACGGCGGCCGGGGCGGCAGCGTCTATGCTATTGCAGACCGCAACATCAATACTCTGATCGACTATCGCTACAAGCGCGTCTACCGCGCAGAGCGCGGCGAGAACGGCCATGGCAGCGATCGCTATGGCAAGGGCGGAGAGGATATGATCTTGCGCGTACCGGTGGGCACGGTTATTTCCGACTTCGAAACCGGGCAAACCATTGCCGACCTTTCCAGCGACGGTCAGAAAGCACGGATTGCCAAAGGCGGGCAAGGCGGCCTTGGAAATCTGCACTTCAAGTCAAGCACCAACCGTGCTCCGCGCCAGTGCACCCCAGGAGAGCAAGGTGAAACATTTGAACTGGCGCTTGAACTCAAGGTATTGGCCGATGTGGGCCTGCTAGGCATGCCCAACGCCGGCAAATCCACCTTCATTCGCGCCGTTTCCGCCGCCAAGCCCAAAGTTGCGGATTATCCTTTTACCACACTGCATCCCAACCTCGGCGTGGTGCGCGTGGATAGCGAGCGCAGCTTTGTCATTGCCGACATTCCCGGCCTGATCGAAGGCGCCGCCGAAGGCGCTGGCTTGGGACATCAATTTTTGCGCCATCTGGCACGCACCCGTCTGTTGTTGCATCTGGTGGACATTGCCCCCTTCGACGAAGCGGTTGACCCAGTGCGGGAAGCGCACGCGATTATCGAGGAATTGCGCAAATACGATGAAGGTCTTTACCAGAAGCCCCGCTGGCTGGTATTAAACAAAATGGATGCAATCCATACCGATGAACGTAGCGAGCGCCTGCAGAAATTCCTGCGCGAATTTGGCGGACAAGAAAAAAGTTTCATGATTTCAGCTCTGACAGGCGAAGGTTGCAGGGAACTGACTTACGCCATCATGGAACATCTGGAGCAGAATCGCCCTCCGCTGGACAACACGGAAGAACAAACCGAGAAGAGCACGGAATCGCCCGGCTCAGAACAACAAACACCCGCCGCAACCGAATAA
- the proB gene encoding glutamate 5-kinase, whose protein sequence is MKSILENSRRLVVKVGSSLVTNSGAGLDHVAIANWAAQIAELKKMGREVVLVSSGAVAEGMQRLGWKKRPSAMHELQAAAAVGQMGLVQVYESCFRQHGLHTAQILLTHDDLSDRKRYLNARTTLRTLLELNVIPIINENDTVVTDEIRFGDNDTLGALVTNLIEADTLVILTDQSGLFSADPRKDPTATLIQEARAGDPELEKMAGGAGSDIGRGGMLTKILAAKRAIRSGAHTIIASGREQEVLVRLARGEAIGTQLIAETMPIAARKQWLADHLQVRGKVMLDEGAARALRQEGKSLLPIGVCDLSGDFDRGEVVTCIDQNGQEIARGLVNYASGEARKIMRHPSSEIESILGYVDELELIHRDNLVLL, encoded by the coding sequence ATGAAATCCATACTTGAAAATTCCCGGCGTCTGGTCGTCAAGGTCGGCAGCAGCCTGGTCACCAACAGCGGCGCAGGCCTCGACCATGTCGCCATTGCCAACTGGGCAGCACAGATCGCAGAACTCAAGAAAATGGGGCGGGAGGTGGTGCTCGTCTCCTCCGGTGCGGTAGCCGAAGGTATGCAGCGCCTGGGCTGGAAGAAGCGCCCCAGCGCCATGCACGAATTGCAGGCTGCCGCCGCCGTCGGCCAGATGGGGCTGGTGCAGGTTTATGAAAGCTGCTTCCGCCAGCATGGACTGCACACCGCGCAGATTTTGCTCACTCATGATGACCTTTCTGACCGCAAGCGTTACCTCAACGCCCGCACCACCTTACGCACGCTGCTGGAACTCAATGTCATCCCCATCATCAACGAGAACGACACGGTGGTCACCGATGAAATCCGTTTTGGCGACAATGACACCCTGGGCGCCCTGGTCACCAACCTGATCGAAGCCGACACCCTGGTAATCCTGACCGACCAATCCGGCCTGTTCAGTGCAGACCCGCGCAAGGATCCGACCGCAACCCTGATTCAGGAAGCCCGCGCGGGCGATCCGGAACTGGAAAAAATGGCCGGGGGGGCGGGCAGCGATATCGGCCGCGGCGGCATGCTGACCAAGATCCTCGCCGCAAAACGGGCTATCCGCAGCGGCGCCCACACCATCATCGCTTCCGGGCGCGAACAGGAAGTACTGGTACGCCTTGCGCGCGGCGAAGCCATCGGTACGCAATTGATTGCCGAAACCATGCCCATTGCCGCAAGAAAGCAGTGGCTCGCCGATCATCTGCAGGTGCGCGGCAAGGTGATGCTGGATGAAGGCGCCGCCAGGGCATTGCGCCAGGAAGGCAAAAGCCTGCTGCCCATCGGCGTGTGCGATCTGAGCGGTGACTTTGATCGCGGCGAAGTGGTGACCTGCATTGACCAGAATGGCCAGGAAATTGCCCGCGGCCTGGTCAACTACGCCTCCGGAGAAGCAAGGAAAATCATGCGTCACCCCAGCAGCGAGATCGAATCTATCCTGGGCTACGTGGACGAACTGGAACTGATCCACAGAGATAATC